One Brassica napus cultivar Da-Ae chromosome C2, Da-Ae, whole genome shotgun sequence DNA window includes the following coding sequences:
- the LOC106398633 gene encoding MAPK kinase substrate protein At1g80180, which produces MAGLQRSNISFRRQGSSGIVWDDRLIAELNKQANEHKAETDEQEGQEDQTARPTSGGGIEPIRTEGRIERSRSNGGGANRHHRNTGRVSPAVDPPSPRLSAFGCCSAFGKKPVKQQKRPPKRRSR; this is translated from the coding sequence ATGGCGGGTCTTCAGAGATCCAACATCTCCTTCCGCCGACAGGGCTCCTCTGGCATAGTCTGGGACGACCGTCTCATCGCCGAGCTTAACAAACAGGCCAACGAGCACAAAGCCGAAACTGACGAACAGGAAGGTCAGGAGGACCAGACAGCCAGACCCACCTCTGGAGGCGGAATCGAGCCGATAAGAACCGAAGGGCGCATCGAGAGGAGTCGTTCCAACGGCGGAGGAGCAAACCGCCACCATAGAAACACGGGAAGAGTGTCTCCGGCGGTGGATCCTCCGTCGCCGAGACTGTCGGCGTTTGGATGTTGCTCTGCTTTCGGGAAGAAACCGGTTAAACAGCAGAAAAGGCCACCGAAACGCAGATCCAGGTAG